The Actinomadura graeca nucleotide sequence CTGCACGCTACTGCGTCCCTCGGGCGGCACCGCGCGGGTCGCCGGGCACGACGTGGTGGCCGAGCGCGACGCCGTGCGCCGCAACATCGGGCTGGTGTTCCAGGACCCGACCCTCGACGGCTACCTGTCGGGGGAGCAGAACCTGCGCTTCCACGCCGAGCTGTACGGGGTGCCGCGGTCGGCCACGTCCGCCCGCATCGCCCAGGTGCTCACCATGGTCGGGCTGTGGGAGCGGCGCGGTGACCGGGTGCAGACCTACTCGGGGGGCATGAAGCGGCGGCTGGAGATCGCGCGCGGCCTCCTGCACTCGCCGCGCGTGCTGTTCCTGGACGAGCCGACCGTCGGCCTGGACCCGCAGACCCGGTCGTCGATCTGGGAGTACATCCGGCAGCTCAAGGAGGCCGAGGAGATCACGATCTTCATGACGACGCACTACATGGACGAGGCCGAGTACTGCGACCGGATCGCGATCATGGAGAAGGGCGAGATCGTGGCGCTGGACACCCCCGGGGCGCTGAAGGCGGGCGTCGGCAAGGACCGGGTGCGCATCGAGACCGCCGACGACGAGGCCGCGATCACCGCGCTGCGGGACGGGTTCGGGCTGGAGGCGGTGGTGTCCGAGGGCGCCGTCGCCTTCGCGGTGGCCTCGGGGGAGGCGTTCGTGCCGCGGCTGTTCGCGGAGCTGGGAGTGCCGATCAGGTCGGTGAGCGTCTCGCGGCCGTCCCTGGACGACGTCTTCATGTCCTTCACCGGGACGACGATCCGCGACGCCGAGGCCGGCGCGAGCGACCACATGCGCATGATGATGCGCATCGCGAGGAGGTGACGATGACGAGCACCGCTCCCAGCGCCGGGGTCGTGCGGGTCACGGTGCCCGAGCGCAGCGTCCGGCACGACCTGCGCGCGGTGAAGATCGTCCTGCACCGGGAGCTGATCCGTTTCTGGCGGGACAAGCTGCGGATGGTGTCGGGCCTGATCCAGCCGGTGCTGTGGCTGCTGGTCATGGGCACGGGCCTGTCGAACCTGATGGCCAGTGGCGGCGGGCCCAGCGGGGACGTGGACCTGAAGACCTTCATCTTCCCCGGCGTCTGCGCGATGTCGGTGATGTTCACCGCGATGTTCTCCGCCGGGTCGATCGTGTGGGACCGCGAGTTCGGGTTCCTGCGCGAGATGCTCGTGGCGCCGGTCGCCCGCGGCGCGATCGTGGTGGGCAAGTGCGTCGGCGGCGCGCTGGTCGCGACGCTGCAGGGCATGGTGATCGTCCTGCTGGCGGGCCTCGCCGGGGTGCCCTACGACCCGCTCCTGCTGCTGGAGCTGGTCGGGCTGATGTTCATCGGGGCGTTCGCGCTCACCGGGTTCGGCGTGATGATGGCCGCGCGGATCAAGAGCATGCAGTCGTTCTTCGGCCTCATGCAGATGGCGATGATGCCGATGATGTTCCTGTCGGGCGCGCTGTACCCGCTGAGCGGGCTGCCGACCTGGCTGACCGTCCTCACCCGTTTCAATCCGCTGACCTACGCGGTGGATCCGCTGCGCCAGGCGGTCTTCGCGCACCTGGACGTCTCGCCGGCGCTGGAGCGGACCTTCAACCCGGGCGTCACCTGGAACGGCTGGGTCGTCCCGGTGTGGCTGGAGGTCTTGATCGTCCTGCTCATGGGGCTGGGGCTGATGGGCGTGGCCATCCTGGAGTTCCGCCGCGCCGAGTGAGCGACCCTGCGGCGGGCCGTCCTCCCCGGAGGCCCGCCGGGTCGTGGCGCGCCCGGAGCCGCGCCGCGCCTGTACGAAGAAAAGCACCGCGCCGCGCGGTGCCCGCGCATAACCTTTGCGAACGGAGTGGATTCGGTCCTAAGCAAAGGGTGACATTGAACGCGAAAAGATTTAAGGCGGTCAATCGCGGCGTGGCGGCGGTGACCGCGGTCCTGGCGGCGGCGACCGCGGCGGTGGCCGTGGACGCCGCGGCGCCGCGCGCGGACGCCGCGGCCCCGGCGGCGGCGCCGCAGCCGCTGCGGATCACGCGGTTCCTCGGCGAGCGGCGGCTGCCGCACATGATGAAATTCCAGGACACCACCGTCGGGGGTCTGTCGGGCATCGACCGGGACCCGCGCACCGGCACCTGGTACTTCATCTCCGACGACCGGTGGCGGTACGACCCGGCGCGGTTCTACACCGGCCGGCTGGACATCGACCCCGGAAGCGGGGCGTTCACCGATGCCAGGATCACCGGGGTCACGACGCTCCAGCGGCCCGGCGGCGGCCCCTATCCGGCGTACGGCAAGCCCGAGTCGGCCGATCCGGAGACGATCCGCTTCGACGCGTGGAGCGGCCGGCTGCTGTGGGGGCACGAGGGCGACCGCCCGGACGCGACCCACCAGGACATCCCCGTGTCGGACCTCTTCGTCCGCTGGTCGGACCGGGACGGCCGGTACCGGGGCGGGCTCCGGATCCCCGCCAACCTCTCGCTGACCGACGCCGACCGCGGCCCCCGGCGCAACTTCGGGTTCGAGGGGCTCACGTTCACCCCGCACGGCATCGCCGCGATGGTGGAGGGCCCGCGCTACGAGGACGGCGAGCCGCCGACCGTCGAGCACGGCTCGGTGACCCGCCTGACGCTGTGGAGCCGTGACGGGCGCCCGCAGGCGCAGTACGCCTACCCCGTCGACCCGCTCCCGGCGGCGCCGATCCCCGCGGGCGGCGCCGCCGACAGCGGCGTTTCGGAGATCCTCTCCGCCGGTGACGGCCGCTTCCTCGCGCTGGAACGGTCGTGGATCGAGGGCGTCGACTACAAGGTCAGGCTGTACGAGTTCGACGTCCGGGGCGCCACGAACGTGCTGTCCCGCGACAGGCTGGCCGACGGTGCCCGGTACCGTCCGGCGGCCAAGCGGCTCGTCGCCGACCTCGGCCGCTACAGCACGCCGACGCAGAACCTGGAGGCGCTGGCCTGGGGGCCGCGCCTGAGGACGGGGGAGTGCACGCTGGTCATCGGGTCGGACGACAACTTCGACAGCCGTGAGACCACGCAGTTCCTGGCGTTCGCCGCCCGGGGCTGCTGACCGGGTATCGCTGACCGGGCGCGGCCGACCGCGCAGGACCGACCGCGCAGGACCGACCGCGCAGGACCGACCGCGTACGGCACGTGGCCCGCCGGATCGCTGAGATCCGGCGGGCCCCGTCTCGCGTCGGTGTCCGGGCGGCGCGGGTCAGACCGCGAAGTCCAGGAGGGGACTGGCGTTGCTGGGGTGCCGCAGCTTGGACAGCGACTCCTTCTCCAGCTGGCGGATCCGCTCCCGGGTCAGGCCGAGGGCCCTGCCGATCTCGTCGAGGGTGCGGGGCGTCCCGTCGTAGAGCCCGAACCGCATCGCCATGATCTTGGCCTCGCGGGGGGACAGGATGTCCAGGGTGCGGCGCAGCTGGTCGGCCATGAGCTGGCGGTCCACCAGCTCGGCGGCCTCGGGGCTGTCGGTGTCCTCGATGAGGTCGCCGATCCTGGTCTCGCCGTCCTCGCCGATGGTGGAGTCCAGGCTGATCGGCTGGCGGCTGGTGCGCAGCAGCTCGCGGATCTGCTCGGGGCTCCTGTCCAGCTCGACGGCCAGTTCCTCGGGCGTGGGCTCGCGGCCGAGGCGCTGGTGCATGTCGCGCTCGACGCGGCTGAGCTTGCTCAGCATCTCCAGGACGTGGACGGGCAGCCGGATCGTGCGGGCCGAGTCGGCGAACCCGCGCTGGATGGCCTGCCGGATCCACCACATCGCGTAGGTGGAGAACTTGTAGCCCTTGGAGTAGTCGAACTTCTCGACCGCCCGGATCAGGCCGAGGTTGCCCTCCTGGACGACGTCCAGCAGCGACAGGCCCCGGTCGGAGTACTTCTTGGCGACCGACACGACGAGGCGGAGGTTGGCCTCCAGCATGTGGGCCTTGGCGCGGCGGCCGTCGGCGGCCACCCACTCCAGGTCGGCGCGGACGCGCGGGCCGGGCCGCTCGGTCTCCAGCTTGTGCTCGGCGTACAGGCCGGCCTCGATGCGCTTGGCGAGGTCCACCTCCTGCTCGGCTGTGAGCAGCTGCCGCCGCCCGATCGCCTTGAGGTAGGTGTGGACGGAGTCGCCCATGGTGGTCGACTGGTCGTCCAGGTCCGCGGCGGAGTCGGCGGCCTCGACTTCGGTGACCTCGAAGCCCTCGTCCGTGGCGTCCTCGGCGGCCTTGCGGGTGGTCTTCCCGGCCGTCTGCGCGGCGCTCTTGCCCGCGGGCTTCGCGGTGGCCTTCCTGGTGGAGCGCTTCTTGGGGGCGGTCTTGGCCAGGGCGGGCTCGCTCCCGGCGTGGTCGGCGGTGCCGTTGGCGGTGGTGCCGTTCGCGGCGGCCGCGTGCCCGGCGGCGTCGCCCTCGCCGGCGAGGGAGATGCCGGACTCCGACAGCTCGCGCAGCAGGGAGCGGCCCTGCGCGGGGCTGATGCCCGCGGCCTCGAAGGCCCCCCGCACCTCGTCGAGCGAGAGGCGCCCCTGGGCGCGGCCACGCTTGAGGAGCTCGTCGAGTGCCGGGCTCGCGGGCTCCGTGAGCGGGGTCTGTGCGGCGGTTCGCGGCATGAGGACGCCCCCCTCCCTTCAGTGGTGTGAGTGCGGCGCGTCATTTTCGGTCCCTGGTGGCGCACGCACTTATCGCAACGTCGCACGGCCGGGTCGTTGTTCCCGGTGTGCCGGACCGGCCGTCCTGCCGGAGGGCCTCGGGGAGGCCGGTCCAGGCGGTCGTGGTGCCCGGAATGGGCTGTTTCATGCCGTCAGGCCGCCCCGATCCGACCTTACTGCGTAAAGGGCCGGAGCCGGGGCCAGGGCAACGTGATAGACCTCACCCGGATCCCGGCTCCCGCGGCCGCAGCGTCCGGCCGTACCGCGCGATGACGCGTTCACGCAGCTCGGGGTCGTCGCGGGGCACCGGCTCAAGGAAGACCTCGTCGATCTCCTCGTGGGCGGCGCGCAGCTCGCGGGCCATCCGGACGCAGGCGCGCTCGACGTCCCCGGCGGTCAGGGCGTCGCGGAAGTCGAGCCGGGCGCAGACCAGGACGCGGTCGGCGCCCACGGTCATGGTGACGATGTCGACGACCCAGTCGACCTCGGGCGCGGCGCCGAGCCGGTCGCGGACGTCGGCGACGACGCGGGGGTCGGCCTGGTTGCCGATGAGCAGGTTGAGGTTGATGCGGCCGAGGACCAGCGCGACGGCGGTGAGCAGCACCCCGATGAGGACCGATCCGACGCCGTCCCAGGCGGCTGCGCCGGTGAGCTGGTGCAGCCCGAGGCCGGCGAACGCCAGCAGAAGGCCGATGAGGGCGGCGGAGTCCTCCAGCAGGACGCTGATCGCGGTGGGCTCGTCGGTCCGGCGGATGTAGGCGGCGAGGGGGAGCCGCTCGTCCCGGGCGGCGCCGCGGACCTGCCGCAGCGCCTGCCGCCACGAGATCCCCTCCAGCACGAACGAGACGGCGAGGACGCAGTACCCGGCCAGCGGGTCGGCCTCCCCGCCGCGGTGGCCGGTGAGCGTCTGGAAACCCTGGTAGAAGGCGAACAGCGCGCCCATCC carries:
- a CDS encoding cation diffusion facilitator family transporter produces the protein MTNGHGDPPGGGHREERRAGHDGPEHERPEHESGLTVLLALAANLGIAIAKIVAAVATGSASMAAEAAHSIADTFNEVLLMVGLRRSGRPADRRHPLGYGKERYIWTLLVAVAIFGMGALFAFYQGFQTLTGHRGGEADPLAGYCVLAVSFVLEGISWRQALRQVRGAARDERLPLAAYIRRTDEPTAISVLLEDSAALIGLLLAFAGLGLHQLTGAAAWDGVGSVLIGVLLTAVALVLGRINLNLLIGNQADPRVVADVRDRLGAAPEVDWVVDIVTMTVGADRVLVCARLDFRDALTAGDVERACVRMARELRAAHEEIDEVFLEPVPRDDPELRERVIARYGRTLRPREPGSG
- a CDS encoding RNA polymerase sigma factor, producing the protein MPRTAAQTPLTEPASPALDELLKRGRAQGRLSLDEVRGAFEAAGISPAQGRSLLRELSESGISLAGEGDAAGHAAAANGTTANGTADHAGSEPALAKTAPKKRSTRKATAKPAGKSAAQTAGKTTRKAAEDATDEGFEVTEVEAADSAADLDDQSTTMGDSVHTYLKAIGRRQLLTAEQEVDLAKRIEAGLYAEHKLETERPGPRVRADLEWVAADGRRAKAHMLEANLRLVVSVAKKYSDRGLSLLDVVQEGNLGLIRAVEKFDYSKGYKFSTYAMWWIRQAIQRGFADSARTIRLPVHVLEMLSKLSRVERDMHQRLGREPTPEELAVELDRSPEQIRELLRTSRQPISLDSTIGEDGETRIGDLIEDTDSPEAAELVDRQLMADQLRRTLDILSPREAKIMAMRFGLYDGTPRTLDEIGRALGLTRERIRQLEKESLSKLRHPSNASPLLDFAV
- a CDS encoding ATP-binding cassette domain-containing protein; the encoded protein is MPGAGPAVEVDGLIKRFGDVEAVRGIGFAVRPGETFGFLGPNGAGKSTTINMLCTLLRPSGGTARVAGHDVVAERDAVRRNIGLVFQDPTLDGYLSGEQNLRFHAELYGVPRSATSARIAQVLTMVGLWERRGDRVQTYSGGMKRRLEIARGLLHSPRVLFLDEPTVGLDPQTRSSIWEYIRQLKEAEEITIFMTTHYMDEAEYCDRIAIMEKGEIVALDTPGALKAGVGKDRVRIETADDEAAITALRDGFGLEAVVSEGAVAFAVASGEAFVPRLFAELGVPIRSVSVSRPSLDDVFMSFTGTTIRDAEAGASDHMRMMMRIARR
- a CDS encoding ABC transporter permease, whose product is MTSTAPSAGVVRVTVPERSVRHDLRAVKIVLHRELIRFWRDKLRMVSGLIQPVLWLLVMGTGLSNLMASGGGPSGDVDLKTFIFPGVCAMSVMFTAMFSAGSIVWDREFGFLREMLVAPVARGAIVVGKCVGGALVATLQGMVIVLLAGLAGVPYDPLLLLELVGLMFIGAFALTGFGVMMAARIKSMQSFFGLMQMAMMPMMFLSGALYPLSGLPTWLTVLTRFNPLTYAVDPLRQAVFAHLDVSPALERTFNPGVTWNGWVVPVWLEVLIVLLMGLGLMGVAILEFRRAE
- a CDS encoding esterase-like activity of phytase family protein, translated to MAAVTAVLAAATAAVAVDAAAPRADAAAPAAAPQPLRITRFLGERRLPHMMKFQDTTVGGLSGIDRDPRTGTWYFISDDRWRYDPARFYTGRLDIDPGSGAFTDARITGVTTLQRPGGGPYPAYGKPESADPETIRFDAWSGRLLWGHEGDRPDATHQDIPVSDLFVRWSDRDGRYRGGLRIPANLSLTDADRGPRRNFGFEGLTFTPHGIAAMVEGPRYEDGEPPTVEHGSVTRLTLWSRDGRPQAQYAYPVDPLPAAPIPAGGAADSGVSEILSAGDGRFLALERSWIEGVDYKVRLYEFDVRGATNVLSRDRLADGARYRPAAKRLVADLGRYSTPTQNLEALAWGPRLRTGECTLVIGSDDNFDSRETTQFLAFAARGC